The following are encoded together in the Drosophila takahashii strain IR98-3 E-12201 chromosome X, DtakHiC1v2, whole genome shotgun sequence genome:
- the Pp1-13C gene encoding serine/threonine-protein phosphatase alpha-3 isoform translates to MAEVLNLDSIISRLLEVRGARPGKNVQLSEGEIRGLCLKSREILLAQPILLELEAPLKICGDIHGQYYDLLRLFEYGGYPPESNYLFLGDYVDRGKQSLETICLLLAYKIKYSENFFLLRGNHECASINRIYGFYDECKRRYTIKLWKTFTDCFNCLPVVAIVDEKIFCCHGGLSPDLTSMEQIRRIMRPTDVPDQGLLCDLLWSDPDKDTIGWGENDRGVSFTFGAEVVGKFLQKHDLDLICRAHQVVEDGYEFFAKRQLVTLFSAPNYCGEFDNAGAMMSVDDTLMCSFQILKPVEKRKK, encoded by the coding sequence ATGGCGGAGGTTCTCAATCTGGACAGCATCATTTCCCGCCTCCTGGAGGTGCGTGGCGCCCGACCGGGCAAGAATGTCCAGTTGTCCGAGGGTGAGATACGCGGGTTGTGCCTTAAATCCCGTGAGATCCTGCTGGCCCAACCTATATTACTTGAACTTGAGGCCCCGCTCAAGATTTGCGGCGACATCCATGGCCAGTACTATGATCTATTGCGCCTCTTCGAGTACGGCGGCTATCCGCCCGAATCCAACTATCTGTTCCTGGGCGACTATGTCGATAGGGGCAAACAGTCGCTGGAAACCATCTGCCTGCTGTTGGCCTACAAGATCAAGTACTCGGAGAATTTCTTCCTGCTCCGCGGCAATCACGAATGCGCCAGCATCAATAGGATCTATGGATTCTACGATGAGTGCAAGCGCCGGTATACGATCAAGTTGTGGAAGACCTTCACCGATTGCTTCAACTGCCTGCCCGTGGTGGCGATTGTCGATGAGAAGATCTTCTGCTGCCACGGGGGCTTGTCACCGGATCTGACCTCCATGGAGCAGATACGCCGCATAATGCGACCCACCGATGTGCCGGATCAGGGACTCCTGTGCGACCTCCTTTGGTCCGATCCCGACAAGGACACCATTGGCTGGGGTGAAAACGATCGCGGCGTGAGCTTCACCTTTGGCGCCGAGGTGGTGGGCAAGTTTCTGCAGAAACATGACCTTGACTTGATTTGTCGCGCCCATCAGGTGGTGGAGGATGGCTATGAGTTCTTCGCCAAACGCCAACTGGTCACACTTTTCTCGGCGCCCAACTATTGCGGCGAATTCGATAATGCCGGGGCCATGATGTCCGTGGACGATACGCTAATGTGCTCCTTCCAGATCCTAAAGCCCGTGGAGAAGCGCAAAAAGTAG